Proteins found in one Vallitalea guaymasensis genomic segment:
- a CDS encoding metal ABC transporter permease, producing MVDFRMIFTDYTLQIVSLGSALLGIISGVVGSFAVLKKQSLLGDAVSHAALPGITLAFIFSGSKNTLILLIGALITGLLATWLVGLIDKHSRIKFDSALALILSVFFGIGLTLLTYIQKIPNANQAGLENFIFGQASTLLRRDVKIIFIAGIVVITLVIIFWKELKIISFDYEFARSIGFSTKKLDFLLASMIVTTIIIGLQTVGVILMSAMLVAPGVAARQWTNKLSIMVILASIFGAVSGILGTIISSSTSNMPTGPSIVLVISIIVIASILLAPNRGLVWKRIKDFRNRKNCLVVRG from the coding sequence ATGGTTGATTTTAGAATGATATTTACAGATTACACATTACAAATAGTTTCATTAGGTTCTGCGCTTCTTGGTATAATAAGCGGAGTAGTTGGAAGTTTCGCAGTTCTAAAAAAACAGAGTTTATTAGGGGACGCAGTATCACATGCGGCATTACCAGGAATTACTCTTGCATTTATTTTCAGCGGGAGTAAAAATACATTGATTCTTTTAATAGGAGCATTAATTACAGGTTTATTAGCTACTTGGCTGGTGGGATTAATTGATAAGCATTCCAGAATAAAATTTGATTCAGCTCTAGCACTTATATTATCAGTATTCTTTGGTATTGGACTTACTTTATTGACATATATTCAAAAAATACCGAATGCAAATCAAGCAGGACTGGAGAATTTTATTTTTGGTCAGGCATCCACACTGCTACGTAGGGATGTCAAGATAATATTTATAGCTGGTATTGTTGTCATTACATTGGTAATTATCTTTTGGAAGGAACTTAAAATAATCTCATTTGATTATGAGTTTGCAAGAAGTATTGGTTTCTCAACAAAAAAATTAGACTTTCTATTAGCTAGTATGATAGTTACGACAATAATCATAGGATTGCAAACAGTAGGAGTCATTTTGATGAGTGCCATGTTAGTCGCACCAGGTGTTGCTGCTAGGCAATGGACCAATAAACTGTCTATCATGGTTATACTTGCATCTATCTTTGGTGCAGTGAGTGGTATACTTGGAACTATAATCAGTTCATCCACCTCCAATATGCCTACAGGTCCATCTATAGTACTAGTCATAAGTATAATAGTAATCGCCAGTATTTTACTTGCACCTAATAGAGGATTAGTATGGAAAAGAATCAAAGATTTTAGAAATAGAAAAAATTGTTTAGTTGTTAGGGGGTAG